The Halichoerus grypus chromosome 15, mHalGry1.hap1.1, whole genome shotgun sequence genome includes a window with the following:
- the CA7 gene encoding carbonic anhydrase 7, producing the protein MTGHHGWGYGQIDGPSQWHKLYPIAQGDRQSPINIVSSQAVYSPSLKPLELSYEACISLSITNNGHSVQVDFNDSDDRTVVTGGPLDGPYRLKQLHFHWGKKHSVGSEHTVDGKSFPSELHLVHWNAKKYSTFGEAASAPDGLAVVGVFLETGDEHPSMNRLTDALYMVRFKGTKAQFSCFNPKCLLPASRHYWTYPGSLTTPPLSESVTWIVLREPISISERQMEKFRSLLFTSEDDERIHMVNNFRPPQPLKGRVVKASFRA; encoded by the exons ATGACCGGCCACCACGGCTGGGGCTACGGCCAGATCGACG gCCCCTCACAGTGGCACAAGCTGTATCCCATTGCCCAGGGAGACCGCCAGTCACCAATCAACATTGTGTCCAGCCAGGCTGTGTACTCGCCCAGCCTGAAGCCACTGGAGCTTTCCTATGAGGCCTGCATATCCCTCAGCATCACCAACAATGGCCACTCTGTCCAGGTGGATTTCAATGACAGCGATGACCGAACTG TGGTGACTGGGGGGCCCCTGGATGGGCCGTATCGGCTCAAGCAGCTCCATTTCCACTGGGGCAAGAAGCACAGTGTGGGCTCAGAGCACACGGTAGATGGCAAGTCATTCCCCAGCGAG CTGCACCTTGTTCATTGGAACGCCAAGAAGTACAGCACCTTTGGGGAGGCAGCCTCAGCACCTGATGGCCTGGCTGTGGTCGGTGTCTTCTTGGAG ACAGGGGATGAGCACCCCAGCATGAACCGTCTGACAGATGCGCTCTATATGGTTCGGTTTAAG ggaaCCAAAGCCCAGTTCAGCTGCTTCAACCCCAAGTGCCTCCTGCCTGCCAGCCGGCACTACTGGACCTACCCGGGCTCCCTGACGACACCCCCACTGAGTGAGAGCGTCACCTGGATTGTGCTCCGGGAACCTATCAGCATCTCTGAGAGGCAG ATGGAGAAGTTCCGGAGCCTGCTTTTCACCTCAGAGGATGATGAGAGGATCCACATGGTGAACAACTTCCGGCCGCCACAGCCACTGAAGGGCCGTGTGGTCAAGGCCTCCTTCCGGGCCTGA